The Bacteroidia bacterium genome segment ATTGCTAAATTTTTGGGAGCCAAGATAATTTATGACTTTGATGATGCTATTTGGATTCCCAATTTTAGTGAAAACAACAAAGGGTTTGGTTTTCTAAAACGTTTTAAAAACACAGAAACACTTTGTAAACTTGCCTATAAAGTTTCTTGTGGAAACGAATACCTCTGTAAGTATGCCTCTCAATTTAATGAGGCCGTAGTATTAAATCCAACCACCATTGATACCAGGAATTTACACAACCGGGTAAATCCACATACCCAAACCATGTTAACCATTGGATGGACCGGCACCCATTCTACCATTCGTTACTTGAATGATTTATTACCTGTTTTTGAAAAACTTGAAAAAGATTTCACTTTTAAACTTAGAGTTATCAGCGACAGAGCACCCGATTTCTCCTTAAAATCATTGGAATATATACGTTGGAAAGAGGAAAGTGAAATTCAAGATTTATTGCAAATCGATATTGGTTTAATGCCACTTTCACCAGACAAATGGAGTGAAGGAAAATGTGGATTTAAAGCATTGCAATATATGGCACTGGGAATACCTTCTCTGGTTTCGCCGGTCGGGGTAAATACTAAAATTGTTGATCACGGCATCAATGGTTTTGTTTGTTCAACCGAAGACGAATGGCTACATTATTTAACCTTGTTGCTTACCAATAGGCCATTGCTACAAGAAATGGGAAGTCGAACCAGGGAAAAAATCGAGAATCACTTTTCGGTTCAATCCAACACTGAAAATTTCCTGCATTTATTTCATTAATCCTTTACAGGATGTCGTTCCGGTAGCCCTTTCTTGGCATTATCATAATCAGGGGCTTCAATGAGTTCAGAATAATCACTGGGCCAATTCGCCTGAAACATCAGTCTCCAATATGCTTTGGAAGTCATGCTATCAAAATGCAATATAGATCTTGAGAATTGCCAGGTTTGAAAAATATTCAGTTGAATGAAGAAAATGAGCAAGAAAGCGAAACTATACTTTACCCAATAATTGGCATTCAGAACTATTGCAATAAAACTTGCTAAAGGAATAGCCATTAAAGGATAGATATCTACCATGGGACGTTGACCAAAAGATGAACCATACCACCAACACCACCAGCAACTAATAATGTAAATTTGCAAAGGCAGGTATATCCACAATACCAAACGCCAGGCCTTGGCAAATTTTCCAACCAACAGTATTCCTGCCACCGCTAAAAACATCAAGGGAGTATAAACCAACCAGCCATTTCTATAACTAAACAGTACTTCCGTCCAATGTGGGTTATTCCAAAAAATTCGTTCTTCACCATAGGTATAATAGAAGTACTGTCCGGTTTGCTGTTTCCAATACATCAATTGAGGATACCAAACCAGCATAGCCATTGCTAACACTACGATAATCCAATACCAATTTTTAATCCACATAGCCAATCTTTCCTTACAATCAGAAAAAGTATAAATGCTATAAAAAGCAAACATGAGAATTACAATGGAATTGGTAGGTCTGATTAAACTTATCAAACCTAAGCAC includes the following:
- a CDS encoding glycosyltransferase family 4 protein, whose translation is MLKKGSILFIVPYPRGTAASQRFRFEQYLPSLEKAGWEIHYHSFLSDYAWKILYKPGHFPSKAWEIAKGLLRRLALLVSIRKYNYVFIHRETAPLGPPFFEYIAKFLGAKIIYDFDDAIWIPNFSENNKGFGFLKRFKNTETLCKLAYKVSCGNEYLCKYASQFNEAVVLNPTTIDTRNLHNRVNPHTQTMLTIGWTGTHSTIRYLNDLLPVFEKLEKDFTFKLRVISDRAPDFSLKSLEYIRWKEESEIQDLLQIDIGLMPLSPDKWSEGKCGFKALQYMALGIPSLVSPVGVNTKIVDHGINGFVCSTEDEWLHYLTLLLTNRPLLQEMGSRTREKIENHFSVQSNTENFLHLFH